The Silene latifolia isolate original U9 population chromosome X, ASM4854445v1, whole genome shotgun sequence genome contains the following window.
ATGGGTGTATTAGAATAAAGCTTTGTGATGATTTTGTggttaattaatcaattaatgctgatttgttttattttaaatttGTGATTTGTAATAGTTGGTTATTATAATGTGggttatttcattatgttaaTTATTACTTTTATGGGTAATGTTAGATTATTAATTTGTGATTATTAATGTTGTTAAAGATGAGGACTTTTGCACTAGGTGGTGTAATTTCTgacaattttttttataaaattttccagatctacaaaaaatttactaaaagGTTCTGGGGCTGAGCTTTATTCTTTTGATTGTACTTCCTCCGTCTCGATTATTTGTCtgtctttgattaaaataccgctTATAAAAATTCTTTGTTGTATACTACGGAGTAGATTACTAGATATAGAAAATTATAACCTACAGAAGGGAATTAATTTTGGGATGTACCAAAAATGAATCAAGGACAACATTTATGGGATTGATGATTTTGAGAGAGTACTTGTAGTGTTTTAACAAAGATAATACTCCTTTTAGTAATACAGTTGTTTATGATGTGGTATATGATCTAGTACTGTTGGAAGAACAAGTACAAGGGGAGAGGGTTTCAAACATGTCTGCCCCTAATGTTTAGGATACGATACAGAGTAATTGCTGAtatactccctttgtcccggtcatttgtttacctattccatttatgagtgtctcattcatttgtttacaacGTTTAGGATACGATAAGGAGTAATTGCTGATATATTTCCTcagtcccggtcatttgtttatctaTTCCATTTATGagtgtctcattcatttgtttacgtttctaTAATAGGGATATGTTTCAAGAGTAATTTGATTATCCATATAACCTATTGTCCACTTGTCACTCAGTAACACCACCCATAAATGGTCCCCTccccttttcttggtctttgtgctaaaaccaaaggtaaataaatgaccggGACGAAGAGAGTATGTTTTAAGTTTCAACCATTCACCTGACTAAGAATTTTACTTATGTTTTGCTACTTCTAAATGATGTTTCCTGCAGCTCTCTGTTGGTTAAATAATGTTCTTGATCTTTTAAAGAAGGAATATTTTGTGATGGTGAATTGTTTAAATGTGCAGTGAACTTGTAGCCAGAAGGGGTGTAAATATAGTTAAAAGACATGTCCATAATGGGCATTGTTAAGGAGATGAAAGATGGGATCGGAAACTTATCAAGACGAGGAGGGGAAGGGAAGTTTTGGCGTGGGAGATCAAGGTCGCATATCGCCCCTGATCAGGCCGCGCAGCCCGATGAAGTTGAGCAAGGTCAGTGGGCGAACTTGCCTCCGGAGTTGCTTTTGGATATAATTCGCAGGGTGGAGGGAAGTGAGACAACATGGCCTGCCAGGAATGTGGTCGTGTTTTGTGCTGCGGTTTGCAGATCGTGGAGAGAGGTCACCAAGGAAATTGTTCAGACTCCCGAGCAATGTGGAAAACTTACTTTTCCCATCTCTTTGAAACAGGTTGTGTGTAGCACTGTAGCTTAGAAAATCACttaattatttttggtaatttcaACATATTTGTGATTTTAATCTTTCTCCACTGGTAATCTCTGATTGTTTTATCTGCCTCTGTTGTAGCCTGGTCCGCGTGATGACCATATTCAGTGTTTTATCAAAAGGGATCGTGCGACATCCACCTTCCGCCTCTTCTATGGATTGACGCCATGTAAGTCATTCTCATATCCTTGTTTCAGCGACTTATTATAATAAAAACTTTTATGAAATCATCTTACACCAGATATAATGTCTTTCTACTTGTCTACACATGCGGAAGATGCGCTAACAAGGGATTATAAGTTATAACTAATATCCCTTTATTTCCATTCACACACAGCTGTATGAGTATATCTCTAATTGATATGGAGTATATTGTTTATAACCTTCACAGCTGAAGATGAGAAAGATAAGTTGTTATTGGCTGCGAGAAAGATCAGAAGAGCAACTAGTACAGATTTCGTAGTGTCGTTGGTGGCAGATGACTTCTCAAGAGGCAGCACTGCTTATGTTGGAAAACTCAGGCAAGTTTCTCTTTCGTCATTCATGACTTGTATACCCACAGTGATTGTTGGGTTAACCACAATGGCAGCTGGTAAAGTCATTAAAAGGTGGTACTCACGGTTGAAGTTCGAAAACCATGAATATGAAAACCATGTCGCTCCCTATACAaaattataaaaagaaaaaaaaaacaatctgaGGTAGCCTTCTTAGTAGTAACAAGCTATCATGATTCCAGGTCAAATTTTCTTGGAACCAAATTTACCATATACGATAGTCAACCCCCATGTGATGCAACAATCAAGGCAAGTGGCCGACCTAGTCGGAGGTTTCACTCTAAACAGGTATCCCCGAGGTTACCTGCGTGCAATTACAGCATAGCAACCGTCTCATATGAGCTTAATGTTCTCCGAACCCGAGGCCCAAGGAGACTCCATTGTGTCATGCACTCGATTCCTCTTGCTTCAATCCAAGAAGGGGGAACTGCCCCAACACCAAAAGCTTTCCCTCACTTAACTTATGATAAGTGCCCACCGGCCCCACCTTCACCAAGCCTGCCAAGGAAGGAAGACCAAGGCCTAACTTTCAACCCGACCAGTCCACCTGAACCAACCCAGGTCGGTTCAGGGGATCGACTTATGCTTAAAAACAAGTCTCCAAGGTGGCATGAGCAACTACAATGCTGGTGCTTAAACTTCAAGGGTCGAGTTACTGTAGCTTCAGTCAAGAACTTCCAGCTCGTGGCAGCTGTTGAGCCGCACCATGACATCCTGGCTTCTGAACAAGAAAAGGTAATTTTACAGTTTGGAAAGATTGGGAAAGACATATTTACCATGGATTATCGGTATCCACTCTCTGCTTTCCAAGCCTTTGCAATTTGTCTCAGCAGTTTTGACACAAAACCGGTATGTGAATGACTTGTGGGTCACCTAATAATGCGCTTTATGCACCTGGCCCACTGTGGCCAAATTTCAATCCTCAGACCCCATGTTCATTGGACCCGTATTGGGCGTTTGCAGAACGCCGAGGATGTATACTATTGGTGATAGGCAGAAATGATCAGTGCTGCTTTCATTTCGGCAATGTAAGAATTATGTAGTCCCGTCAAGTGACCCTGTGGTGCTTCTTGTAACTCTCTTTTCTCACCTGCTCCATAATTTCGACTGGGGGCATAATGTAGTGTTAAACTGTTAATGTATTAAGCTGTTGCTAACACCTTTAAGATCATGGCCTGCATAAATGTAGaaatcatcaaaaatcaaaattggTCTTTTTTCTGAATATATAATGATGGGTATCTGATCAGAGGTAATATGTTCCGAATCTTGATGCATACTATTCGCTGTAGTACCCTAATATTTTTGATGGATAGGTAATTCATTTAGGAGCTAAACCAAAATTACAAAACCGAATTATAATGAAGGAATTATAGTATTCGGTATAAATTTTCGAAGTTTAGCCTAATAGTCAAGACGAAGTATTGGTGACATTTCGTCCCTTATTTGGGTGCacattcatttgtttatctttccaTATTAGGAATGCTTCTAATGAGTAATTTGATCTTCCACATTCATTATTGTTCACTTGTCATCCCTTAAGTCGTTAACCGCCACAAATGGTCGTTTCTCTTTCGttggtttttgtgccaaaagGAAAAAGTAAACATACAGAGACAAAGGGAGTACATGTTTAAATATcacaaatttttgtttaagacggCAACATCTGCCTTGAACTTTTAAGACGGTTTCCTTGACAAGGCACAACAACACTATAATACAAGAAAAACTCCAAAATATCAGCAACAATAAGACCTATTAGTTGCACACTTGCACTTGCACCCCAAGAAATGCAGTTTTTTGCTGCAAGTTTAAGCTTGTTTTGATTGCCAAAAGTAGGTACTAATGTTCGATGATATCCGTGTATACTGGCAGCTTTTCAAAGATTCTGCTTATAAGATGGAGACATCAGACAAAAAGTACGATATTTTAGGCCACTGACATAATAAGGTCCATAAGTTTTGTGTAAAAAGGcttttttattcctttttttaGTCCTTACACATCGCAAGGGCAGGCCAAATACAGGGGTACACCGTACACGGCAAGGTCTAGCGATCATGACAACAATGGTAGTACTTGGCTATCTTATAAGTTTATTATGCTTATGACCCAAAACGGAAAGTCGGATGTACACAAGTAAAGCCTTGTTCGAAAACACAAATGAAATGGTTATTTCTTACCGTAATATGGTAAACGAAAACAACTAAGTGAATCGTCTTGTTATTGGTTTCATTCGATACCCAAAAATGGTAATTTTAATTTTCGCCACTCCAAAATAATTTAAGAAGTTTGTGGTATAACTACGAGTGGAGGTGACATCATAGATGTATAAGTAGGTGAAAAGAGTGGAGATAAGAAAATGGCAGATGATGAAACGTGAGAGTAGACATTGACAATAGAGTGAAGATGATAAGAAGATAAAAGAGATTCGGAAAATCGGAATAATGATCGTCTAACCTTAAGGACCACGCACAGTGAGTGAGAGTGAGTGAGTGAGTGGATATCTCTCAATATTCTGATCCCCTTTGCTGCAACCCAGTACACAAGGACAGGCTCTAAACTAACCACCCATTCCTGTGTCATATATCATATGATCAAAAATCAAAGGTAACTTCCATGTTAAACTTAAGTGTGTTCTCCATACTCTCATTATCTTCGAATATTAGAATCTAGATCATTAGGTAGGTAATAAGGTGGTTGTACCCACAAAGGGCATATTTGATGCTGACGGATTTGAATCAAGATCATGAGTACCACCTCTTATGAATTTACAAGCTGAACCATCTGACATCTGCAAGGTGGTTGTGTTCGTGACATAGGTTTAAATCCTCAAGCATTCAAAATATCCTTCAAAATATCCTTGATGACCCCATTGCAAAAGAGGTAGTGAGAGTAATAAAGGCTATATTGGTGTAAGCGAGGTTCATTTACTATTTTACTTCGACACTTCACTTTAATCCCATGTCAGATGTCCGAGACTTGACCACCACAGGTTCAGAGGCTTAGGCCAttgttttttttgaaattgtccgaatcgaacttaatggagtgaatcgaatcgaatcgaacttaatgggaaatttgaaaattgaaattaatcgaatgaaataataataaaaagattataataataataataataataataataataataataataataaatattataataaaaataataccaataataataataaatattattataatattattcattaataatataatctaataataataataatctaataagatatataaaaaataaaatattaatataataataaataaagtaataataataatatattagtaatataaatgataacattattaataataatataatatattaataataataactaaaaaataaataatataataataataataggtctaatataataacttattaacataataatattaaatataataataataataataaatatgtgattaataatattaataatgagtatattaataaaataataaatattaaataataacttattaatataataataataaatataataataataaatatgttatgaataatattaataataataaatatattaataaaataataaatataatataataataataataataataataataataataataataataataatgataataataataataataaatgtattaaatatatatatataataatataaacaatacgaattaattattaataactataatagtaatataataaatataaaaataataatataataataataataataataacaatagtaaatacattaatataaaaataataataagaatatcaataagaataataatagtaatgttgaaataaactgaactgaactgaactgaattgaattgagttgaactaaactgaactaaatggagctgaactgaactaaattgaTTAGaattgaaattaagtccaaaagaacaaggccttagTTTACAACAAAATTATGGATTTATTTTTCACAAAATAGCCGTATCGACCCCTAAGAACCATATCATGTCCATATTGTCCAACACTTCAACCAAGTTGGAGTAAAATAAATAAGCCACATAGGTCAAGTGTGCCCATTCTTCCCAACCTGACCTCATGAGTTATGACAGTGGCCATAAATAGATTTATCATAAATCTATATAGTTAGCCACTTGTTATCTTCAAATCTTCGTCGGCTGCTAACACTAACAACATGGAGACCATGTCCATCTATCTCTGATGAATCCAAAAAAAGCCCTGTACCCCCCTAGTAGATGATCATCCGTGTCCACCTATCGCTGATGGCTTCGGTTTGTTTTCCATAAAATGGTAAATGATCATCCTTTTTTCGGCTATGGATCTCTTAGAAACAGCGTTTGTAGGGAAAAAGACTATGTATGCCCGACGTCACCTATCTAACTTATACGGATACTCCGTAAACATCTATATGCAGCACATTAAGCATCTAATAATAATGCTACAAATGGTGCTCTGTTCCATATTATTAAAACACTCATAGGCACATATTTTATACCTTAGCCTTCAAAGGAAGAATTCCACCTCGTAGTAAAAAGCTGTTACTGTTATTTCAACGCTCCACTTTGGCTAAGTGTTGCTTAATGACACAATATTCCCTTATAAATTTATAATACACTTCAGTCTTCAAATTAGGTCAaaatcatgatttttttttttttttttgcaaaataaTCGTATCTAACACTTTGACATGTGCAGTCGAGTCCGTGTAACAAGGCTACCACAACGGACAAAGGGGTACCTGAATTTCATATAAATGAGTGGACTATTGTTCCTCCACTTAACAGAGAGTTAGATGCTACAAGCCACTTGCAcaacaagcaaataaaatgtgAAAATCAATCTCAACTTGTTCAAGTATATGCCACATGTTCCTACAGATATAATATGGTTCTTCATAGGCAGAGTAGAAATTCTACTTATATCTTCAATGAATAATATCAAGTGGAAGAATCAAGATCCATGCAAGATTTAAGAATCATGTAATGTATGACTGCCTATGATATACGTATACGATATTGCCTAAAAGGAATCCTATAGTCTGTAGCCTGTAGGTATAAAGGTTGTTCATCCGTACAAAGTAATGAGAAGAAaagtttatttttgtaaattttcaaATCCACTAGACCACCCAAAATGCAGAGAAAGCGAGCTGTGATTCTTCAATAACCTATATGCATGATTATGTCATATGAAATTAGATACGAATGCTTGGATTGGTTGCTAAAAGCCCTTTACCCTTATTCCTCGATCAAGTCATACACATGCCAAAGGCAAGACATACAGTAGGTCGGGATGGATGGTTAAACTCGCGCCAAAACCATCGAATTCTCATCACATCTTATTGTCAAGACCACTTTCTCAAAAATTGTTGCATAGATATAAAAGATCAAAACTTAGGTACAATATTCAAAGATATACAAGTATTATTTGTACCTTGATTGTTCCTTTTGATTAGGGTCATTGCCACTCAAGTTTAACTCGGCACAGGATGTCATTCAGGCACCTCATGTTTTCTTCTATCAGTGGCCAGCCTGAGAAGAATCTGCAAAGAGTGACATAAATAAAAACCCAAACTTAGCTGTAAATCCCCTGCATTTACAGCTATATTAACAATTTTAGTCTAGAAATGCTGTATGCTCATAATCAGATTGCATTAGAATGATACTGGATAGTGTGCAGACTGTATAAAATCACAACACCATTGATTTATCACCTCAATATCTCCTGTTAGTGACAAAGTTAGGGGGATTTTAAGTATGGAGCCTTTAGCCTGTGTCGAAAAAAGGGAGGTCGTTTGTAGAAGACTAAAAATGAGTCGAGAATTGCGCAAATTAACTGCTAGTTGCCTACTTCACAATATAAGAAACGAATAACTGATCATGAGTCGCTATTCATAACAAATACTGAGTAAAGTAAAGCTAAGACAAGAACTCAGTTACAGGAGCCTATCATCAGACATGTCAACAATTAGAAATCACGAATCAAGCACATTTTGTCAGGTCGGTGTTACTCTGCAGGACATATCAGAAAAGATACTTCAAGAGAATAAATGACGATTGATAGACTAAATCAATCAAGACTACAACAATATAGTTAAACTGGCCCTTCACAAACAACATTGTGGTAAGAATGTTAGAGACTAAAAACCAATAGAAAAGAGAATTACTAATCTAATACGTCGTAATATGATGTACAATATAATCTGGTCGTGGCTCGTTATGTACTCTACTATGTACCGATTCTCTTCCTGGGTCCTACACAATTTGTGGCTTGAAAAGTAGGATATGACACTAGTAGTCCCCAAGAATAATATATTCTCCCAGCTGGAGTAACCCCAGGAACAAACCTTTTCTTCCAGTTTATAAGGAGCAACTTCTGTTCTCTGTAACCATAGCAAGTAACACACTAAAATACGAAAGAAAGGTCTTTCTTGACTTAAGTCATCACTTCTTTCCTTCAGTTACAGTTGCTAGCATTGTCGAGTTACATTAGTCAGCTTAGTTGTTTCAAATGGCATCTTCATCATACAGTTCATGGACAACCAAGCAAAACAAACTGTTTGAGAAGGCCTTGGCTCAGTTCGACAAGGATACCCAAGACCGTTGGCAAAAGGTTGCTAGGGTTGTTGGAAAGACTCCCGAGGAAGTGAAGAGGCATTACGAAATTTTAGTAGAGGATGTCAAACAAATAGAGTCAGGTCAAGTCCCTTATCCTTACAGGCGCGACAGCTAGAACTGAAGGTAACTTGTAACTTCAATGACATGCATCATTACTCTTCTCACTCGATATACATCATAAAGATATACTCCGTTATGCTAGAACCTACATACTGCTCATAGTTCTTTGTTTTCTTAAGTGTGATTCTCGGCTTCTTAAAACAAGCTCTTTGCTCACCAGCATCAAAATGCATACCATTTTACACATATACAACATTTCACAGTGTGACCATTGCCTCCATCAAAAGTCAGCTGACAAACTAACAATCTTCCTTGACCCGTTTTCATTATTTATCAGTCCAGATGACATAAACATTCCCATATATAGGTTAGTTCAAGAATGATCATCAAGAAATAGGAAGCTTAGTGGGAAAAAGACTCACTATTTTTGTCTCCGAATATGATAGAATAAAGCAAAACAATTCACTAAGTATTATGTGCATCTTATATTCTAAAACTGTGAAGTAGTGGTTGATCGTTGACCCAAGTCTCAACCCAATTTCCACTTTGGGTTACATGAAAGTATGAAACAACCAAGGATAAAACTCCGTACATCCAAAGCCCTAGATACGAAATCTCCCACATCAGTCGATGCAACGCTACTTGACCACTTACTGTGCAACTACTTATCCTGTCCTCAATcctaaaaagaaaagaaaacaagTTGATGCCCCAACACCTGGAACATGGCCTAGAGTTCTTATTTCTTAAAGCTTGCAAGTCCAAACAACTTTTTTTTATTCCAAATACTAGATAGACTTTTTTTTGGATTATGATTATGATACTTCAACTGCATGTCCTGTGCTTTTTCTCCTTCACTTTCAAGTATCTGAGCTTTTATAAAGTAGTGAAAAGGTTTAGCTCTTTGTCCTCACCTGGAGCCACATCTTTTTGTAACCAAATACACTTTATGCAAGCATCATTTCTAAACTAGTTTGAGGAATGCTAACATATTAACCTCCCTTAACCCCGGCTTTTGCTGCTTGTTTCCGCTGCAATTCATAATATCGCAATGCATTGAAGTTATTCAAATTCTGAAACTGATGCGAGTTTATTCTTCTGTGCAGCAGGCTACAGCTATATTACACTGGTGCTAGAGTCGCACTGGCTATGCTGCATCAATTTATCCTATGTTGGTCTTGTAAAAAAATTAAAGCACAAGCAGATTTCAAGTTGACCCTTTTACCTTGGAGTTGTATTGCGCATTTTTATCAGTCATTTCTGTGTTCATTTCAGTTCTAACACATTAAGGAGGAACACCATATAATCCTCCTTTTGTCAAGTGTTCTTGTATTACTTTGTTATTTTATGAACGATTGAGTTTGTTCTTATGCCTATTCCTAATTACTCCGTTTAATAATGTTCATTGACATGCTTATTTCATCATCCAACTGAAGCAAATACAGCAAATGTTATTGACTATAGAGGCCTAATAAGAACTACTCCTTCCGATACTTATTTACCTGTTATCAAAATACTCCTcacaagaaataaaaaaaataactatTCATTGGAACGAAGGTAATACTTTTAACACAAATATGTTACTTGGACTCAACCACTGTTAGTCTGTTACACCGAAACTTCTCCATGTACTTAGCACAACACATAATTTTaaacaaaaagaaattgaaaatGACGCAGAAAATAACCGTATTCGACACTCCGACGCGTATCCGACACTTCCAGAGTTGAAGCCGAGTAAGACGTGCATAGAAATATAGAATTCAGCTACAAGCATGAGAACGATCGCCGGGAAAAAATATATATGCAAAATTAACATCAACGGTGCGATAATGAACAATAAATTATTAAAGTTGGAAGAAATCTGTACTCGattaataaaaaattaattaagGAAAGAAGAACAGTAAATAAGTGAACATAATATACCATTAATTGATGCGTTCACAATCGCTGTTCAAATTGTTTGAAGATATTAATTCCATTCCGAGATAACATCATGTTAATTCTCTCCAATACGCTACACAATCCATGTTTTCATCATCTGAGGATTATAGTAGGTTTTCATATCAAGAGCTTCAAGGCCATGTTCTTCGCCGTGGAATTTTGATTACATccgaacttttttttttttttttttgacagttaAAAAAAATAAATTGTAAACTTTAATTGGGGTTTTTTCAATTCAAGTTTTATTTATTCGTTTTGTCTTCGTTCGTTTTAAATGTAAATGGGTTAAATACTTTTGGTGGTGAATGATGAGAAGACTCAAGAGTTCTATTTTTTTGTCTCATCTAATTATTTGGTTAGTTTTATTTATACGATGAATATGTTCGTCTCAATTAATAATCGGTCTTATTTATCCTACGTGACTTTCCTCCATTGCAATTGATTGTACACCCAATTTTTTAAATTTTGCCAAGTGTTACAATTTGGTACTTATGTATAGATATACAACCATTTCTTATTTAAGATTTTTTTTAGAGGGAAATTTCTTATTTAAGATTGTTTTAACTTAACACAAtctcctatttactaaatgaataggcgaaactccaacTTTTCCCGTCTAAAACATATTTCCTAGAATAGTGCTTGGTATTTTTAGTATATACTATAGGTGTGGCcatgataagttataaatggatataatcttttatatttaaatatttataacatttaatatttcacattctCCACAAATTTATCTCCGATTTTTTTAGGATATACACTaaaaaagtaaaactctataaatatcgtgcatatattgcacgagGTCTATATTaataactctataaataccgcgcattcattgcgcgagATCTAAACTAGTTTATACACTGATTAAAATAGAGGTGAAAATAATAGGGGATTGCGAGAGGTATTAAGTTACCCCAAATTAATTACTTTTCTTTTGGGTTTTCAAATGAGTAGGCATAGATTACCAAATTGTCATGAATTTGAACTCTGAGTTACATGAAGTTATATTTCTCAAATTCTAAAAGCACCCGTCTTATATTGAAGATGAATTCGCCCGTCTTAAATAAAAATCGGTGTTTTTAgggtaatattattattgtttacTTTAGACATTTTTTATGTCCAATAAATACTCATTTCCTTCAGATTATTTAGACGATTCTTTATGTCCTCGTCTCCTTAAAATTATTTTTAGATGTTATCACATCAAAGGCAGTA
Protein-coding sequences here:
- the LOC141623066 gene encoding tubby-like F-box protein 5, with product MSIMGIVKEMKDGIGNLSRRGGEGKFWRGRSRSHIAPDQAAQPDEVEQGQWANLPPELLLDIIRRVEGSETTWPARNVVVFCAAVCRSWREVTKEIVQTPEQCGKLTFPISLKQPGPRDDHIQCFIKRDRATSTFRLFYGLTPSEDEKDKLLLAARKIRRATSTDFVVSLVADDFSRGSTAYVGKLRSNFLGTKFTIYDSQPPCDATIKASGRPSRRFHSKQVSPRLPACNYSIATVSYELNVLRTRGPRRLHCVMHSIPLASIQEGGTAPTPKAFPHLTYDKCPPAPPSPSLPRKEDQGLTFNPTSPPEPTQVGSGDRLMLKNKSPRWHEQLQCWCLNFKGRVTVASVKNFQLVAAVEPHHDILASEQEKVILQFGKIGKDIFTMDYRYPLSAFQAFAICLSSFDTKPVCE
- the LOC141623065 gene encoding protein RADIALIS-like 1, encoding MASSSYSSWTTKQNKLFEKALAQFDKDTQDRWQKVARVVGKTPEEVKRHYEILVEDVKQIESGQVPYPYRRDS